The Pseudomonas sp. G2-4 genome window below encodes:
- a CDS encoding alpha/beta hydrolase, whose protein sequence is MTVALINGRPISFTDTLDGDVAIVLSHGLFMDQSMFDAQVCVLRKHYRIITWDQRGHGQDASVTEPFSLWDSADDLSALLVHLNIDKAVLLGISQGGYVSLRAALRYPEKVQALVLIATHAGVEEENQKVVYSQLLSAWLENSLTDEIAQSVSVLILGTDKKLAEPWIKKWQTIDNSTLCLNFNALADRDDLAPALSKLQMPALVIWGNEDGAISIEQVRQLEAGITYCQFMEIDGAAHSVNMTHAEIVNTKIKKFLAEALS, encoded by the coding sequence ATGACCGTTGCACTGATTAACGGAAGGCCGATTAGCTTTACAGACACTCTTGATGGCGATGTAGCGATAGTACTTTCCCATGGTCTATTCATGGACCAAAGCATGTTCGATGCTCAGGTTTGCGTATTACGTAAGCACTATCGAATCATCACGTGGGACCAACGAGGGCATGGACAGGATGCCTCCGTCACTGAGCCTTTCAGCCTCTGGGATAGTGCAGACGACCTCTCTGCTCTGCTGGTCCACCTCAATATAGATAAGGCCGTTTTATTGGGTATTTCGCAAGGTGGCTACGTTAGTCTGCGGGCCGCACTGCGTTACCCCGAAAAGGTTCAAGCATTGGTTTTGATCGCTACACACGCGGGCGTGGAAGAAGAAAACCAGAAAGTTGTATATTCACAGCTTCTTAGTGCATGGCTTGAAAACTCCTTGACTGATGAAATTGCACAAAGTGTGTCGGTACTTATCTTGGGTACGGATAAAAAACTGGCTGAACCTTGGATCAAAAAATGGCAAACGATTGATAACAGCACGTTATGTTTAAATTTTAACGCATTGGCAGATCGCGATGATCTTGCTCCTGCGTTGAGCAAGTTGCAGATGCCGGCACTCGTCATATGGGGCAATGAAGACGGTGCGATCAGTATTGAGCAGGTCAGGCAGCTAGAGGCAGGAATTACTTATTGCCAATTTATGGAGATTGATGGTGCCGCGCATTCGGTCAATATGACCCACGCCGAAATAGTCAATACAAAAATTAAGAAGTTTTTAGCTGAAGCGCTTTCGTGA
- a CDS encoding helix-turn-helix transcriptional regulator — translation MTTSTLCIRLKHARLSAGLSQEELGIRIGLEPASASARMNRYELGKRVPAPELIERVAVELDLPAAYFYAYHHDEAELLERYFRLSESGKERLMAYLNKLE, via the coding sequence ATGACCACCAGTACGCTATGCATACGGCTCAAACACGCACGACTAAGTGCTGGGCTATCTCAAGAAGAGTTGGGGATACGAATCGGCCTTGAGCCTGCTTCGGCGAGCGCGCGTATGAATCGCTATGAGCTTGGCAAACGCGTTCCTGCCCCTGAGTTGATAGAACGAGTCGCAGTCGAGCTGGACCTCCCCGCCGCGTACTTCTACGCCTACCATCATGATGAAGCGGAACTGCTTGAGCGCTACTTTCGGCTTAGCGAGTCTGGAAAGGAGCGGTTGATGGCTTATCTCAATAAACTTGAATAA
- a CDS encoding abortive infection family protein, whose amino-acid sequence MALIDDVDGLQSIYINRATGNGNDDDERDYPLYRQSVLDDPRVASLVPAWVRRHRNLDQFWGFIQPKFEKYAERRKFIWDEFRALVDFAESNEGHPSDIAVSEALDRIDAEHVRIAWTKALERRSTDPEGAITMARSLLESVCKHILDEAGTSGHETTPDLNKLYKQTATLLNLTKAQHEEVVFKQILGGCTAVIEGLGALRNRLSDAHGKGKGGVKAAPRHAELAVNLAGSTALFLLATWEAKKGD is encoded by the coding sequence ATGGCTCTCATTGATGACGTTGACGGCTTGCAATCGATCTACATCAATCGTGCCACTGGAAACGGGAACGACGACGATGAGCGGGATTATCCTCTTTACCGGCAGAGCGTTCTTGATGACCCTCGTGTGGCCTCACTGGTCCCGGCGTGGGTGCGTCGTCACAGGAACTTGGACCAATTTTGGGGGTTCATCCAGCCGAAATTTGAAAAGTATGCCGAGCGTAGAAAATTCATTTGGGATGAGTTCAGGGCACTCGTTGACTTCGCTGAATCAAATGAGGGCCACCCCTCTGATATCGCAGTCTCAGAGGCGCTGGACCGCATTGACGCTGAGCACGTTCGGATCGCTTGGACAAAAGCGCTTGAAAGGCGCTCAACTGATCCCGAGGGAGCTATCACCATGGCTCGTAGTCTCCTGGAATCGGTATGCAAACACATTCTTGACGAAGCCGGAACGAGCGGCCATGAGACGACTCCTGACTTGAACAAGCTCTACAAGCAAACAGCTACTCTTCTAAACCTGACGAAGGCTCAACATGAAGAGGTTGTGTTCAAGCAAATCCTTGGAGGGTGCACAGCCGTTATCGAGGGCTTAGGGGCGCTTCGGAATCGTTTGAGCGATGCCCATGGCAAAGGAAAGGGCGGGGTGAAGGCCGCCCCCCGTCATGCAGAGCTGGCAGTGAATCTGGCGGGTTCGACTGCGCTTTTCCTGCTTGCCACATGGGAGGCGAAAAAAGGGGATTGA
- a CDS encoding PaaI family thioesterase, which produces MEVPQDFKPLFRSSPFLDLLGPFYYRENTEGFTIGIRVQEKHANARGLAHGGLFMALADVALGYSAAFSKDPPLKLVTTTLTTDFAGSAKIGDWLEAVVDIQKTGSRLVFANSYISAGDERVVRASASFLVVS; this is translated from the coding sequence ATGGAAGTTCCGCAGGATTTCAAGCCGTTATTTAGAAGCAGCCCTTTTCTGGATCTTCTAGGTCCCTTCTATTATCGGGAAAATACTGAAGGTTTTACGATTGGCATTCGAGTACAGGAGAAACACGCCAATGCGCGTGGACTCGCCCACGGAGGCCTATTCATGGCGCTGGCCGATGTCGCCCTAGGTTACAGCGCAGCTTTCTCGAAAGACCCACCTCTCAAACTCGTGACGACTACACTCACAACTGATTTTGCCGGTTCCGCCAAGATAGGCGATTGGTTGGAAGCCGTGGTGGATATTCAAAAAACCGGAAGCCGATTGGTTTTTGCTAACAGTTATATTAGCGCTGGAGATGAGCGAGTGGTCCGAGCCAGCGCTTCTTTTCTTGTAGTTAGCTGA